Genomic segment of Arachis hypogaea cultivar Tifrunner chromosome 16, arahy.Tifrunner.gnm2.J5K5, whole genome shotgun sequence:
tgatttttaatatatatattatattttaatatgtattttatattaatatttaattttagttattcaTCTAGCATAACTGATTTTGATAATACTTTAAAATGCATAGCTAAAATTAAGGTTATTTATTTTATGAGTtggcataattttttaatttaattatatttttatttttaattaaaaagtgtTATCAAtgattagaaaaaaaagaaaaaataacaaaagcaattactcaaatgaagatggcaaaaacatcctccaatgaaaataatttgtttaaaaatgtgacttatttatttagccacattttaaataaagacaacacttttataatatatcaaaatctaatcatacaatctatcatccaaggttcaaaacaaaatattttcataCGAAGACAATTATAAAGTCTTCATAGTAGTATCCACCAATAACAAATATTCCTGAATTTTTGGTTTGCGGACATTTAAGTccttgataatttaaaaaaatacatttaaattcaTGACCTCTTTAAAATCTGAATACATTGATTGTATCTAATTTGACTCATCTAAAAAACTTTTTCATGTGTGTATCGGTATCAACTAAGTCAGGACAACGGGAGTTACGTTTGATTTTTTGTTGAGTCTGATAGACCCAAATGAATATAAGGGGTCGATATGTCCAAGTTTTAAAGATCaaagatttaaatatattttcaaattttcgaaaatttaaatgtttgcaaattaaaagattaaggatctatttattttttaaaaaaaatataatcttaatttaattatattttttaattgttataaaAATTCCGTAACCACTATAGTCACTATAATCATATCTATTATACAATGCACCATTTATTTATTACTACAAAAAGTTCAATAGAAAAGaaagtaaatataattaaaaaaataattattctattgatTAGACTTTAAAGGTTTTAAATTTAGTcattatacaatataaaaaatttcagttaaGTTCTTACGAgtgatttttgttaaaataaaaatggatattctgattaaaaaattttatctaatatatgaatttaattataaatttttaaacgataaaaaatataattaaaaatttgatcaaattataaatacaaattgaataattacaaataaaaataaataagtgctTATAAAGTGGTGTGGAAAAGGTAGAATATCttattaacaatataaaaattaacTACCTTGATTTTCTAGCTAGTTACGCACATAAATTTGGCTCTTAAGTGTCTATAATCTTGCAATTCCATCTGAAGTGACAAAATCAGCTAGACCCCCCTAAGTCATCAAACATAAACTCCCAAGGACCTAGGTAGAATTCTTGGGTTTGAATctcatcaatttttttaataatggaaTAGCTAGGACTAGGAGAAACACCTATTAGCATAGTCACACTGGCTTCCCATCATATACATTATGCAATGATTTAAAAGCCAGAAAGGACCACACAAGCAGACATTTACTACTATATCAAGAAAGGTCCCAACTTCATGGATCAAATTAAAAGTCATCACAGGACTGCTGTCTAGTGGGGGTAGTTACTAATCTTTTATAATAAGGGGGTCCGGTACAAcccttagaaaaaataaaaattgattccCCACAAATCAACCCTTTATGTTGCATAACTATGTGTACTAATATAGGTATGGCCACCATCCATTATTTAGAGGTGACCCTCTCCTACCCCCAACTATTTCCCACTATTCTTGATAGTTAAGGTGCAATTTTTATTACTTAAATCCTTTTGGTAATTATCATGTACTAAGTCTAGGTTGACTTCGACCCATCTCGAACTCCCATTCCCAGTAGCTCTAATTGTAATTTGCATATGAAAAGCATGAAATAATCTATCATCTTTAaacttttcttgaaactttagtTCATAAGTTTTTAATACTAAGTGCAATTAGTTTATGGCATCATTCTATGTACtaggaaaataaaatctaaatctaataaaaaaatagttcagTGCATAAGTATTCTGCGTTAACGCAGaaattgaagaaggactgcattcAAAGAGTGTAATGTACGCAGATAATTATTAATGGCTATTTCCACGGATTGAACATGTAATTCCGAGGTCATATGAAGATAACTCAACTATTTAAATCTAAtaaagattaaaagaaaaaaacttaGTTAACCCctgttttaattataatttgctaATGAAAAAGCAAGCAACTCAGTAGTAGTCAAAAGTTTAGaatgtaaaagaagaagaagaagaaagaacataCATCTTTTCTATATATTGCTCCTTGGAAGTAGAGAAGAGTTGTACGGCTATCAAAGGTAGATGAATCGTTTTCATAGCATTCAACAACATGCTTGTAAGGTGCAATCACATCTTTCTCAACATTTGCAATGTTGGGAGGATACCTTCCGAAATCCGAAAGTATGAAGGTAGCAGGCCACAATTTCATCCTTGCATCCAACATACTATTCGGATGATGTGCTAAGATCACATGATCCCTCCCCCCTGACCTCTTCCATTCTAATTGCGCCGTCACGAATTTCACCACTTTCTCCTGAAGCACCTTGTTATTGCTTCTCTTCTCGTGCGGATCGGTTCGTGAGAACCGGTTGTAGCTCAGAGAAGAGAAGAATGGGACGAATATGACGTCGGCTTCGCTCGAGTTATGAACTCGGATTGCACTTCTTGAATCCGAGGGTTCAGGTAGTTGCTCTGAAGCAAGAAGATCCAGAGTAAGCCAATACTCTATGCTATGCTGCAAGTTCAATCCACCAGGGTAATGTGGTAATTTTGTTCTGAGATCAGGCCAAACACCATGCCCTTCTTCTTTCCAATCCAATAGTCCAAAATGAAACTCAGAAGGTAAATCATACATGAAAATTTTCAGGACACTTTTTTTGCCACTTGTTCTTGGTTTGGTGCTGCATTTTCCAGAATCATTTGTTTCGTCAGGCAATGTTTTCTTAGTCTCATGGCTAGTTGGTTCTAAATCTTGTTCATTGCCGAGGATTGCACGGTTTCCAAACGGAGACTCGGTGTTCATGGTGGAGAATTGATTGGAATCAGGTAACGCATTGCGGTCGATCGCATTAGGATTGTCCTCCGGTCGGGTGGATCGGAGAATGAAGAGCCATGACATCATGAACAACATAGTTATCAATGAAAAGAAGGAGAGTAAGGAGTTTCTAGAAACAACCTTGAAATGTGAGTGTGACACATTCCTCTCAGCCATTGTTATAGTGTAATAATAGCATTCCAACCAAGTTTCACTATGTTATTTGAAATAATAATTAACCATGGATGATATGTTAACATGGTTGCACATTGAAATTGTCCACATTCCTtcaaaaggaaaaaggaagaaaagggcTGAAACTCAAGTTGAAAAACTTTATGGGGGTATGATTCAAAAACACTTGAAAATAACACTACAATTCTACAAAGGTTGGTATTACCTTAATTAGTAGTTATTTTGGTCACGGAAGATCTTTGTCTGATTGTGTtgttgtgttttctttttttgtgaTATGATGCAAAAGTTGGAGatggaagaaggaggaggaagcgTGGGAATAGGGTCTTAACTGTGGAAGCGTTCTTCTAAGCTTAAGAGGTCTccattattttagtattttgtgtCTATTGGAAACAACTAACGAGCAACTACACCAAACTCTGCCtcctttcttctcaattttcaaCACTGAATCATGTGCTAACACATCATCCAATGGAAAAATATTTAATGTAACAAATTTTATAATCACCTGCTGAATTCAAAACATACTCAAATAGTCGGTACTATTACTAAAACGTTAGGAAATTGTATTTAGTTGTATGACTATACTacatatatatcaaaattagacactaaaattattattatataatatattttagaatataaatactcattaaaaataaattaaaccacacatatatttatatacaaaatatattaataattaattttaataattaattttaatatataaataatatttttaaattaaattttgctAATATTATCTAATTCACAAGTCTATTGGATTCTATCTTCATATAAGTTGGATTGAATATcagattttataaatatattcacATATTCTATCTACATATCTGATCAAGTAAATAATTATACATTTAGTATTATTAGATaagtttttgaatatttttttatttcatttagtttttaatttgtgTTGCATTTAAAATGTTGCTATATTAAAACTTgtattattaattagtttttgttattgaaatattggataattagatttaattattttagttttattatttatataagtttggttattttatttctattatttaaaatattttttaataatattttggaAGTAAATAGATTTAAAAGggtaaaaaataattcttttactttttcttaaaaaaaaattaaaaaattaattttttattttttggtctgTAACATTTGATATTCGATCTAATCCGATtcccaaaatatataaatatcagaTATGATCATATTCGACATTTTGTGTGCAGatcaaattgaaattttattCATATCCTCATACACCTCTACTCCATTTCGTACATTGAATGATATTCattatgacttttttttttatatatttcaaataattaatttttaaatttatgatttttaaatcatttaaatatgtaaatttgattagataattatataaaaacttttatactattaatatatcaaaattaacttctttatataataaatttgctTATTTATTTGTTCTGTGGGATGATTAATAGGTTCAATATAGTAGGtttcattattttatataatcacTTTTTTTATGGGGTAGCACTTCGGGTAAGACCGTCCCTACGTGAGGACAAATATCATGGGACGGCAAAATTTTACGTCATCGAAGTTTCAACTAGTCCGAATTGAATATAGGGATACTACTAAAAAACTTCTAtggtaaaaattaaattatttatctatgatatcaaaatattttaactgACGAACTAACTATTTTTCGGCTAACATGAGAGTACGTGAAATGGAGAGTGGGGAGAGCGGGGAAGAGTCTTCGAGAGTAGCACATAGCGAGGCAGCCGGCCATGTCGGCGGAAGCAATAAGGGGGAGAGCGGAAGGGGCATACATCAGGTGAAAAGGAGGGGATTAAAGGAGATGGTAACAAGACTCAAAGTCAGTGGATATCGTTCAAAGATAAAGTTGTTGGTGCCTCAGCAAGGAGAGCTTTGGAGGTTGCTGATTCTCTTGATGGGGATAAGATGGCTATCGTAGTTGGTAAGCAAGGTGATTTGGAGATACAACTGTGACGTTCACTGAGGAAGCAAAAGAGATATTGGCAGAGCCCTACAAAGATGCCATCGTGATCAAAGTTCTTGGAAAAAATTTTAGCTATACAGCGATCACGCACAGGCTTAAAGGTGTCTGGAGAACCAAAGGAGGATATGAGGTACTAGATGTCGGTTTTGACTATTTCTTAGTCAAATTTGATCTCTTGGAGGATAGAGAGAAAGTTCTCCTTGGAGGACCGTGGATGATTACTGGAAGCTATGTTGCGGTTAAACCTTGGAGTTCTTCATTCAGACCTTGTGAAAACACTTTTGGGTCTACCATGGTTTGGATAAGAATCACAGGTTTAAACATTAACTATTATCAAGAGAGAGCCATGAAAATGATTGCGTCAGCGGTTGGCAAACCGATCCGCATCGACTTAGCCACCAAGTCTGCAGAGAGGGGAAAGTATGCAAGAGCATGTGTGCAAATTAACTTGGGACTtccagttataaaaaaaattcaagttgaTGGTCATATGTATGACATAGAATATGAGCACTtgaatttaatttgtgaaaaatgtAGCTGCTTTGGGCATGTCACAAGAGAATGTGTGAaagagaacaacaatggcattggGAAGGAAAGCACGGTGAAGGAGAAAAATTTGCTGTCACTTTTTCCTGTAGATAACAACGAGAAAACGGTGGAAGGTAGTCAAATCCcagtaaaaaatcaaaatttatcttttgaatttggaaTTAATGCCAAATCAATTCCAATTAAATCAATTCCAATTATGGAGAAGCATAGTGCAGCAGATCTTGTGCATGATAATTTGCAAGACTCACGTATAGAAAGGGATACTCGTGCAAAAGAGGGTGAATGGGTTACAGTTAGTAGAAAAGGCAAGGAAAAAGTGGGTAAAGGTCACAATGTGGTGCCAAAAAAAGCCAATGTAGCAATATGCTCCAATTTGGTGAGTAAGAAATTTTCTTTTGGGTCTAATAACATGCATGCTGGATCCTCATCAAATGCAAAGGTGAAGTCTTTATCAAATGCAAAGGTGGGGCCTAAGGAAAAGAAAGATCCTCCATCCACGCTTGGCTCTTTGGGAACAACTCAGATGACTTTCAAGGATCAGAGTACTCCCTTTTTTAAAGCAGGGCACAAAAGGCAGCGTCCTATTTCGCTTCAAAACTCACCTACTGAAGCATTGTCAATGGATTCTCGAATACAAAAAGAGCTTGATAAAGTTAGTGCAACAACAAACTTGGAGACCCAACCTCAACAGAAGAATGATGGTTCTGCGGTGCAAGTCCACAAAGAGACACTTGGAGACAGGGGTCCATCAACGTGAGGTAGAATGATTAAACattccaattatttaatttattttttatggattgtgaccatttaaatattattagttggaATGTTAGGGGGCGTCAAATAAGATGTCTCGGGTGCACTGTAAGGAGTTGGTACGAAAATTTCaaccaactttttttattttggtggaaACTCATATTGGGTTTGAAACTATTATCCTGTAGGgattgtagatgctgttggacacAAGGGAGGAATTTGGTTCCTCTctgctaatttaaaattttcttgtaaAATTCTTTGGGCTATGAATCAATGTGTAACTTTGGAAATTGATGGTGGTGGGCGAAGATGGATCTGTAGTGCGGTTTATGGCAGCCCTCAAGCCACTAATAGAGTAGAATTATGGAGTCATCTGCTTGATATTGGTTTGTGCATTCAGGACCCGTGGGTGGTGGTTGgagattttaatgatattttgagtGTTCATGAGGTGAAGGGGGTAATTTCTATTCAAATCGCAGTAGTATCTTTGCAAGTACTCTAGATTCTTGTGGTCTTTTTGATCTAACAACCTCTGGAAGACGGTTTACTTGGTTCCGTAAAAttcaaggaaacaaagaaattgcaAAGAGATTGGATAGAGCTTGCTGTACTACAGAATGGCGCCTTCTTTTTCCAGAAGCTTTTGTTGAAGTTCTCAGTCGTTCCCACTCTGATCATTGTCCCCTACTTATCCGATGTCAAGACTTCCTATCAAGAAAGGAAACCGGCCTTTTAGATTCCAAGCGGCATGGGCAACGCATCCTTATTACAAGGCCATTGTTCAGAAATCTTGGGATAGTACAGactttggcatccataggaagttGCTGGGGGTCCAAGAAGCTTCGTTGGAATTCAACTCTACGGTCTTcggcaatatttttattaaaaagagggAATTTGAGGGTTATTTGAATCGTATTCAACGAAAAATGGAAGCTGACGATGATCCGATTCTGAAGCACAAAGAGGAAGAATTGAGAGCTGAGTATAATATAGTTTTGGCCCAGGAAGAATTGCTTTGGTACCAGAAGTCAAGAGATCAATGGGTTCGGTATGGTGATAGAAATACTAGCTTTTTCCATATGCAAACCATCCTTAGAAGAAAATCTAACAAGGTTCATGGGTTGCTAGTCAGTGATGGGTCTTGGTCTGATGATCCGGAAGTTTTGCAAAGGGAGGTTGttcatttcttcaaaaatattttttgttctactGAGCCTGTTGAGGTTAATTGCATGGGAGAAATTCCTATGCCATCTCTTAGCCAGGATGCTTGTGATAAGTTGTCTAAACCAGTAACAATGTTGGAGGTTAAAGAAGCTCTGGATAATATGAGCTCATTCAAAGCTCCTGGGCCGGatggttttcaagtttttttcttcAAGGAATATTGGGATGTGGTGGGTCATGAGGTATGGCGTACTGTTCAGAAAGCATTCTTAGGGGAGACGTTAAGCCATTCTTTGTTggaaactttgattgttcttatcCCTAAGTGCGACCCTCCAACTAGATTGAAAGATTTTCGACCAATAAGCCtttgtaatgtaatttataagCTAGTGACTAAAGTGCTGGTTAATAGATTACGACCATTTTTGGATGAGATTGTTAGCCCAACTCAGGGAGGGTTTATTCATGGTAGAGGAGCAcctgataatattattgtcgcccaagaagttcttcactttcttaagcggacaaagtctagaaaaggagctatggcttttaagattgatttagaaaaggattatgatagagttgattggaattttcttgagcacactcttgaaTCTTTTGGCTTTCCTTCTCTAATTATTCGGCTTGTAATGAATTGTGTTCAGGCCTCAAATCTTTCCATCCTttggaatgggaatagattggacAGCTTCCAACCTCGCAGAGGGCTCAGGCAAGGAGATCCAATTTCTccatatttatttgttttgtgcaTGGAGAGATTGGCGTGCTTCATTTCCAAACAAGTTGACGAGGGTATTTGGGATGGTGTGGCTGTTTCTAGAGGGGGACCTAGAGTTTCTCACTTGATGTTTGTAGATgacctcctccttttttgtaaAGCGAAGAAAAGTCAAGTTCAGAATGTTGTGCACACCTTGGAGTTGTTCTGTAAAGCTTCAGGTATGAAGGTTAAcattgaaaaatctaaagctatttgttctagaaatatctctaatagaaggaaggaaatgttgtctggtgtttctcatattccttttactagtgacctaggcaaatacttggggtgaaccttaatcatcCTCGGGCTGCTAGATCTATTTTTTCGGACTCTTTAGAGAAGATCAAGAATAGGCTGGCTAGTTGAAAAGGTCGGCTCCTTAACAGAGCAGGCAGGCTTTGCTTAATTAAATCTGTTGCTTCTTCTCTTCCTATTTATCAGATGCAAGTGACTCTTTTTCCTACTTCGGTT
This window contains:
- the LOC112754723 gene encoding probable arabinosyltransferase ARAD1 is translated as MAERNVSHSHFKVVSRNSLLSFFSLITMLFMMSWLFILRSTRPEDNPNAIDRNALPDSNQFSTMNTESPFGNRAILGNEQDLEPTSHETKKTLPDETNDSGKCSTKPRTSGKKSVLKIFMYDLPSEFHFGLLDWKEEGHGVWPDLRTKLPHYPGGLNLQHSIEYWLTLDLLASEQLPEPSDSRSAIRVHNSSEADVIFVPFFSSLSYNRFSRTDPHEKRSNNKVLQEKVVKFVTAQLEWKRSGGRDHVILAHHPNSMLDARMKLWPATFILSDFGRYPPNIANVEKDVIAPYKHVVECYENDSSTFDSRTTLLYFQGAIYRKDGGHVRQELFYLLKEEKDVHFSFGSAQKGGVKDASAGMRSSKFCLNIAGDTPSSNRLFDAIASHCVPVIISDEIELPYEDAIDYTDFCIFVRTRDALKKRFLIDFVRSVKKDEWTRMWNRLKQVQKFYEFQFPSKEADAVQMIWQAVARKAPLMRLKTNKSRRFFRSVYGTNMGNVRVKPSLPTPKNFW